From Chryseobacterium shandongense, the proteins below share one genomic window:
- a CDS encoding DUF4134 domain-containing protein, protein MKNFFTKNVTTKKVLTLALAIMAITPAFAQGGATAISNAASDITDYWDPVKLILKAVGGLVGFIGGLRVYNKWTNGDQDVNKEILGYGGAMIFLIVVPEFVTAFFA, encoded by the coding sequence ATGAAAAATTTTTTCACAAAAAACGTGACAACAAAAAAAGTTCTAACCCTAGCCTTGGCAATTATGGCGATAACTCCCGCATTTGCCCAAGGTGGAGCAACGGCAATCTCGAATGCAGCAAGTGATATCACTGATTATTGGGATCCGGTCAAGCTGATCTTGAAAGCAGTAGGAGGATTGGTCGGTTTTATCGGAGGTCTCCGAGTGTATAATAAATGGACGAATGGTGACCAGGACGTAAACAAAGAGATCCTTGGTTATGGAGGAGCAATGATCTTCCTGATTGTCGTTCCGGAATTTGTAACAGCATTCTTTGCATAG
- a CDS encoding DUF4133 domain-containing protein: MGFYLYKGLKKPLVFFGLKGKYIFYAVGVIGGGVISALVLSKFGLLGSLLGLAVTAGGVYLIFRRQDKYGLYDKTRNFDHILIFPKRLGSNKLLKNGNNKKTGI; this comes from the coding sequence ATGGGATTCTACCTTTATAAGGGGCTGAAAAAGCCCCTTGTATTCTTCGGACTCAAAGGGAAATACATCTTTTACGCAGTCGGTGTTATCGGTGGCGGGGTCATTTCAGCATTGGTACTCTCAAAGTTCGGTCTCTTAGGCTCTTTACTTGGTCTTGCAGTCACCGCAGGCGGAGTTTATCTCATCTTCAGAAGACAGGATAAATATGGTTTGTATGACAAAACCAGAAACTTCGATCACATCTTAATTTTTCCAAAAAGGTTAGGCAGTAATAAACTTTTAAAGAATGGCAACAACAAAAAAACAGGCATTTAG
- a CDS encoding TraG family conjugative transposon ATPase, which yields MATTKKQAFSIPFIGYDYGKDFNWDFDVLFGQYGNPIIGIKIKNIVEQYSADPDSYLNFHTVLNQVVSIIGEGRIVQKLDIFSKKKYTAEQSNQFLQQKYSEHFDGRLFKTIETVLLFTDIIDDKLKKKRKQYNFSDKSYKELRDKCQKVLMLLKQNDCEPQFLFEKDFEYYISGVLSMQFTESPTFDNIKSTNEFLQIGNRFVKNISYVDVENIDLPSEIEPYSVLGGNGAAAETAVDNFSFINELEDYETIVYNQIITIPIQAQQQRELDKKKKKHEGAANNSPSNAIIADEIQTLLHNIAVDGQLVVNAHFSILFSAQTLEKMENIQSMIENKLFTKGIIVSKNAYNQLELWRSAIPGNGTELREYDLFMTTSEAALCFFFKESYPVNEESNFYLRFTDRQGVPLKVDPSDLPMKTGRINNRNKFVLGPSGSGKSFLMNNIIEQYLTYNYDVVIVDTGDSYSGTCKYKGGRYIQYTEEKPITMNPFLMDKKEFNIEKIEFLTNLIFLIWQGPDAAMSSAQKSILDNVLMSYYHQYFNSGTQWYENKTSEELILYLGKYNIHEDDLFSEYENEAKGQHTYYDILGITFDASSDEIKEAGRKLLKFYHPDKNINNPEYESENFYKVYEAYDTLNDEERRKIYNETQLILIKSNDIIRQPRSAEEWNESFRKAIIRKIKELEEKLVVTELSFNGFYDYCDQFLPIYLNNKKHNIIEKEFNLRTYLFVLKDFYKGGRYGTTLNESADNTLFDESFIVFEIDNVKDNPKLFPIVTLIIMDTFIQKMRLRKDRRKALIIEEAWKAIASKLMGGYILYLYKTVRKFWGEAVVVTQELDDIIGNAVVKDSIINNSDTFILLDQTKFKDNFDKIASLLSLNKVEQNKIFTINNLNNKFGRSRFKEFYLKRGSKGEVYGNEVSLEQYLTYTTEKPEKSAVEYYVHQYGDYDEALRRIVGDLKVFGDSLENLVSLVNLYQNPLDKKINSFYRIMKKEHKGKNVFKVISQELEDRQITFSELISKQNYAYENL from the coding sequence ATGGCAACAACAAAAAAACAGGCATTTAGCATTCCTTTTATAGGTTATGATTATGGAAAGGATTTCAATTGGGATTTTGATGTTCTTTTCGGACAATACGGAAACCCTATTATCGGGATCAAGATAAAAAACATCGTAGAACAGTACTCGGCGGACCCGGATAGCTATCTCAACTTTCACACGGTTTTAAATCAGGTGGTATCGATCATTGGAGAGGGGAGAATCGTTCAGAAGCTCGATATTTTTTCCAAAAAAAAATACACCGCTGAACAATCCAACCAATTTCTACAACAAAAATATTCGGAACATTTTGACGGCAGACTTTTCAAAACCATCGAAACGGTGCTTTTGTTTACAGATATCATCGATGATAAACTGAAAAAGAAAAGAAAGCAATACAATTTCTCCGATAAAAGCTATAAAGAACTTCGGGACAAATGCCAAAAAGTATTGATGCTTTTGAAGCAGAATGACTGCGAACCTCAGTTTTTATTTGAGAAAGATTTTGAATACTACATTTCGGGAGTTCTGTCGATGCAGTTTACCGAATCTCCAACATTCGATAATATAAAAAGCACCAACGAATTTTTGCAGATCGGAAACAGATTCGTAAAAAATATTTCTTACGTGGATGTAGAAAACATTGATTTGCCCTCAGAAATTGAACCTTATTCTGTTCTCGGCGGTAACGGTGCAGCTGCTGAAACAGCAGTTGATAATTTTAGTTTTATCAATGAACTGGAAGATTATGAGACCATTGTATACAATCAGATTATTACTATTCCAATTCAGGCGCAACAGCAAAGGGAGCTTGATAAAAAGAAGAAAAAGCACGAAGGAGCAGCTAACAATTCTCCTTCCAATGCGATTATAGCAGATGAAATTCAGACTCTGCTTCATAATATTGCTGTTGATGGGCAATTGGTGGTCAATGCTCATTTTTCAATATTGTTTTCAGCCCAGACACTGGAAAAAATGGAAAACATTCAGTCGATGATTGAAAATAAGCTTTTCACAAAAGGAATCATTGTTTCTAAAAATGCCTACAACCAGTTAGAACTTTGGCGGTCGGCAATTCCGGGCAATGGAACAGAACTTAGGGAATATGATCTTTTTATGACGACAAGCGAAGCGGCCTTGTGTTTTTTTTTTAAAGAAAGTTACCCCGTCAATGAAGAATCCAATTTCTATTTAAGATTTACCGATAGACAAGGCGTTCCGCTAAAAGTAGATCCTTCGGATTTACCGATGAAAACAGGAAGAATTAATAACAGAAATAAGTTCGTTCTCGGACCTAGTGGTTCAGGCAAAAGTTTTTTAATGAACAATATTATCGAGCAGTACTTGACCTACAATTATGATGTAGTGATTGTTGATACAGGAGATTCCTATTCAGGAACTTGTAAATATAAAGGAGGAAGATACATTCAATATACCGAAGAAAAGCCCATTACAATGAATCCTTTTCTGATGGATAAAAAAGAATTTAATATCGAAAAAATCGAATTTTTAACCAACTTGATTTTCTTGATTTGGCAAGGTCCCGATGCTGCAATGTCATCCGCTCAAAAATCCATTTTAGATAATGTGTTGATGTCGTATTACCATCAGTATTTCAACTCAGGAACACAGTGGTATGAAAATAAAACTTCTGAAGAACTCATTCTCTATCTAGGTAAATACAACATTCACGAAGATGATCTTTTTTCTGAATATGAGAATGAAGCCAAAGGACAGCATACTTACTATGACATTTTGGGAATTACTTTCGATGCCAGTTCCGATGAAATAAAAGAAGCGGGAAGAAAATTGTTAAAATTCTATCATCCCGATAAGAACATCAATAATCCTGAATATGAAAGTGAAAATTTCTATAAAGTCTATGAAGCGTATGACACGCTGAACGATGAAGAAAGAAGGAAAATATACAATGAGACACAGTTAATTTTAATCAAGTCGAATGACATCATCAGGCAACCCAGATCAGCTGAAGAATGGAATGAATCCTTTAGAAAAGCCATTATCAGAAAAATAAAAGAACTGGAAGAAAAGCTGGTTGTAACAGAACTTTCGTTCAATGGGTTTTATGATTATTGTGATCAATTTCTTCCTATTTACCTAAATAATAAAAAACACAATATTATAGAGAAGGAATTCAATCTGCGCACCTATTTATTTGTCCTGAAAGATTTTTACAAAGGCGGAAGGTATGGAACGACTTTAAATGAAAGTGCCGATAATACGCTTTTTGACGAATCTTTTATTGTTTTTGAAATTGATAATGTGAAGGATAATCCCAAACTGTTTCCGATAGTAACGCTCATTATTATGGACACCTTTATTCAGAAAATGAGGTTAAGAAAAGACCGTAGAAAAGCACTCATCATCGAAGAAGCGTGGAAGGCCATTGCGAGTAAACTGATGGGAGGATACATCCTTTATTTGTACAAAACGGTGAGGAAATTTTGGGGAGAAGCGGTGGTGGTAACGCAGGAACTGGATGATATTATTGGAAATGCGGTGGTTAAAGATTCCATCATCAATAATTCGGACACTTTTATATTGCTGGATCAGACGAAGTTCAAAGATAATTTCGACAAGATAGCTTCGCTTCTTTCACTTAATAAAGTAGAGCAAAACAAGATTTTCACCATCAACAATCTCAACAACAAATTCGGGCGAAGCCGATTCAAAGAATTCTATTTAAAGAGAGGTTCGAAAGGAGAGGTCTATGGGAATGAAGTATCTCTGGAGCAATATTTAACCTATACCACAGAAAAACCGGAGAAATCGGCAGTTGAATATTATGTACATCAATATGGCGACTATGATGAAGCATTGCGCAGAATAGTTGGTGATCTCAAAGTCTTCGGAGACAGTCTGGAAAACTTAGTGTCACTCGTGAACTTATATCAAAATCCATTAGATAAAAAAATCAATTCTTTCTACAGAATAATGAAAAAAGAACACAAAGGGAAGAATGTTTTCAAAGTCATCTCACAGGAATTAGAAGACCGCCAAATCACTTTTTCAGAATTAATCAGTAAACAAAATTACGCTTATGAAAACCTTTAA